The Streptomyces noursei ATCC 11455 sequence CAGCACCACGGCCCGGGAGCCCATGTGCTTCTCCTCGCAGACCACTTCGCGGACGCCCGCCGCGCGGTACTCGGCGAACGCCTCCCGCGGGTGCTCCAGGAAGCCCTCGCCGCGCGCATCCGCCTCCTCGGACGGCTTGGCGGTCGCGCACGGAGCCATGGTCGGCGGGAGATACGGCAGCAGCCTGGGGTCTATCGCGAAGCGGCTCATCACCTCCAGCGCGGCAGCGGCGTTCTCCTCCCTGACGGCGAGGCGGCCCATGTGACGGGTCTCCACGACCCGTCGGCCGGCCACGTCGCCCAGATCCAGCGGGCGACCGTCCGCCCCGCCCGGCGCCTCCGTGGCCAGCGGCTTGGCCGGCTCGTACCAGACGCGCTCCGCCGGCACGTCCACCAACTCACGCTCCGGCCAGCGCAGCGCGGTCAGCTTCCCGCCGAAGACGCAACCGGTGTCCAGGCAGATGGTGTTGTTGACCCAACCGGCGCGCGGTGTCGGCGTGTGACCGTAGACGACGGCGGCGCGGCCGCGGTACTCCTCCGCCCAGGGGTACCGCACGGGCAGGCCGAACTCGTCGGTCTCGCCCGTGGTGTCGCCGTACAGCGCGAACGACCGCACCCGGCCCGACGTGCGGCCGTGGTACTTCTCCGGCAGCCCGGCATGGCACACCACCAATCCACCCCCGTCCAGGACGTAGTGACTGACCAGTCCCCGAATGAACTCCGCGGCCCCGGCGCGGAACGTCTCGTCCTCCTTCTCCAACTGCTCGATGGTCTCGGCGAGACCGTGCGTGTGCTGAACAGCGCGACCGTTGAGATAACGTCCGAGCTTGTTCTCATGATTCCCGGAAACGCACAGTGCGTGACCGGACGCCACCATTCCCGTCACCAGGCGCAGCACTCCGGGGCTGTCCGGCCCCCGGTCGACGAGGTCGCCGACGAAGACCGCCGTACGCCCCTCGGGGTGCATCGCGTCCACGGCCCGCCCCTGGCCGTCCCGGGCGAGTTCGTACCCGAGCCGGCCCAGCAACGTCTCCAGTTCGGAGCGGCACCCGTGGATGTCACCGACGATGTCGAACGGACCCGTGAGGTGCCGCAGGTCGTTGAACCGCCGTTCCCTGACGATCTCCGCGGCCTCGGTCTCCCGTTCGCCACGCAGCACATGCACCCTGCGGAAGCCCTCGCGCTCCAACTTGCCGAGCGAGCGCCGCAGTTCACGCTGGTGCCGCTGGATGACGCGGCGCGGCAGCCCGGCCCGGTCGGCACGCGCCGCGTTGCGCTCGGCACAGACGTGCTCGGGCACTTCCAGCACGATCGCCACCGGCAGGACGTCATGCTCGCGCGCCAGCCGCACCAGCCGGGCACGCGACTCCGTCTGCACGTTGGTGGCGTCCACCACCGTCAACCGCCCGGCCGCGAGCCGCTTGCCCACGATGAAGTGCAGCAGCTCGAACGCATCGTCGCTGGCGCTCTGGTCGTTCTCGTCGTCGCTGACCAGCCCGCGGCAGAAGTCCGACGAGATCACCTCGGTCGACTTGAAATGCCGGGCGGCGAAGGTCGACTTGCCGGAGCCCGTCGCCCCGATCAGCACCACCAGCGACAGATCGGGCACGGCAAGCACACGCGACACCTCGCGAGGACCACGAGACTCCGACTCACCAACCGGCCGCCCACCAACCGCCCGCTCGACGGACGACGACTCGACGGCCGGCTGCTCAAGGGGTGCCGGCTCGATGGACGACTGCCCGGCCCGGGGCTGCGACATACGGTCATCCGGCTCACTCATGCCGCTACCTCCTTCCCACTGCCGGAACTGACAGCACTGACAGCACTGACAGCACTGACAGCACTGGCAGAACTGGCAGAACTGGCAGAACTGACGGAATCGCCCGGTCCGCTGTCGCCACCGCCGACCTCAATGCCCCGACCATCCCTGATGTCACCATTGTGACCCCCGTCGGCCATCCCGTCGGCCACACCACCGACACCTTCGCCCCAGCCCCATCCCCCGCTCCCACCCACACCCACACCCACACCATTACTGCCGTTCGTACCTTCGCCGCCCTTGCCGCCTTCCTCGCCGCCCTCGCGGACGAAGCACGCGAGCTGGGTCGGCGGCCCGACCTCCGGATCCTCCGGCCCCACCGGGCCGAACGTCACCGCATAGCCATGCCGCGCGGCGACCTCCCCCGCCCAGCGCCGGAACTCGTCTCGCGTCCACTCGAACCGGTGGTCCGCGTGCCGCACCCGCCCGGCGGGCAACGATTCCCAGCGCACGTTGTACTCGACGTTGGGCGTGGTCACCACGACCGTTCGGGGGCTGGCCACCCCGAAGACCGCGTACTCCAGCGCCGGCAGCCGCTCCGGATCCACATGCTCGACGACCTCGCTGAGCACCGCGGCGTCGAACCCCTTGAGCCTGCTGTCCGTGTACGCCAGCGAACCCTGGACGAGCCACACGCGCCGCGACTGTCGCTCCGGCATCCGGTCGAGGCGGAGCCTGCGCCGGGCCTCCTGGAGGGCCCGCATCGACACGTCCATCCCCACGATCTCGGTGAACTGCCCCTCCTTGAGGAGCGCACCGATCAACTGCCCCTGCCCACACCCCAGATCGAGGACCCGGGCGGCTCCGGTCGAGCGCAGCACTCCGAGGACGGCCTCCCGTCGCCGCGCGGCGAGCGGCACCGGCTTCTCCTCGGTGTCCACCTCCTCGTCCACCGCGTTGTCGATCTCCTCGACGGCCGCGTCGTCCGCCTCGGCGAGCCGCTCCAGCTCCAGCCGCGCCATCGCCTCACGCGTCAGCGACCGGCGGCGGGCGAGATAGCGGCCGACGATCAACCGCTGCTCCGGGTGGTGCTCCAGCCAGCCCTCGCCGGCTCGCAGCAACTTGTCGACCTCATCGGGCGCCACCCAGTAGTGCTTGGCGTCGTCGAGCACCGGCAGCAGCACATACAAGTGCCGTAATGCGACGGCGAGTTCACATGCGCCCTCCAGCACCAGCCGTACGTAGCGCGAGTCGCCCCACTCGGGAAACCTCTCGTCCAACGGCAGCGGCTCGGCCAGCACCGACCATCCCAGCGGCCGGAACAGCCGCTCCACCAGCGCCGCGCCGCCGCGAGCGGGCAGCACCGGCACCTCGATACGGAGCGGGATCGGCCGCCCCACCAGCTCCGGACGAGCCACGCACTGCCCCTTCATCGCGCTCGCGAAAACACTCCGCAACGCCACCGCCAGCAGCGACGACGCCGCGTAGGGACGGTCGTTCACATACCGCCCGAGCGCCGCGTCCGGGGCCCCGCCGCGCCCCTTGCCCTGCCCACGCCGCACCAGGGCGACGGGATCGACCTCCAGCAGCAGCGCCGCCGTGCACCGCTCCGCGTCGGCCTCCGGGTAGAGGACATGCGCGGTGCCGTGCGCCGTCGAGAACTGTTGCGCCCGGTCAGGATGCTTGTGCAGCAGAAACCCGAGGTCGGTCGCGGGACGGTCGGTCGTACCGGTGGTGGTTATGGTCAGAAACACACCTTGAGTATCGATGTGTGCGGTGCTGATTCCCCACCGATTTTCCCAGCTCCGCCACCTGCTTCGCCCCTCCCCCTCCCCCCTCCCTCCCCTCCGCTCCGCAACCCCCGACTCCACACCCGCGTCCGGCTCCCGCGGCCGAGCTGTGCGTGGTCGGTGACGCCGACCAGTCGATCTACGCCTCCCGCCTCCCGCCCTGCGGCAACACACCGACGGCGGCCGGCCCCACGGCACCGCCCCACCGGGCTGCCATACCGCCCCGGCCGCCACGGCCCCGCCGTCAGCTCAGCTGGGACTGAACCTGCGCGGAGATCAGCTCCAGGTGATCCAGGTCGTCCAGATCCAGGATCTGCAGATAGGCCCGGGACGCGCCGATGGCGGAGTAGCGGCCGAGCTTGTCCACGACCTCGGCAGGCGAGCCCGCCAGACCGTTGGCCTTGAGTTCGTCCACCTCGCGCCCGATGGCCGCGGCCCGCCGCGCAACCTCGGCGTCGTTCTTGCCGACACAGGCGACCAGAGCGTTGGAGTACACCAGGTCCTCACCCCTGCGTCCAGCGGCTTCGGCGGCCGACCGCACCCGTCCGAACTGGCGCTCACTGTCTTCGAGCGAGGCGAAGGGCATGTTGAACTCGTCGGCGTACCGCGCCGCCAGTCGCGGGGTGCGCGTCGCGCCGTGTCCCCCGATCAGCACCGGCACCTTGCCCTGAGCGGGCTTGGGCAGCGCGGGCGACTTCTCCAGCTGGTAATGCGTCCCGTCGTAAGAGAACTCCTTTCCGACCTCCGTGGCCCACAGTCCGGTGACGATCGCCAGCTGCTCCTCAAGCCGCGCGAACTTCTCCTTGGGGAACGGGATGCCGTACGCCTTGTGCTCCTCCTCGAACCACCCTGCGCCGAGGCCGAGTTCGACCCGACCGCCGGACATCTGGTCGACCTGGGCCACCTGAATGGCCAGCACGCCCGGCAGGCGGAAGGTACCGGCCGTCATCAGCGTGCCGAGTCGAATGCGCTTGGTCTCGCGGGCCAGACCGGCCAGTGTGATCCAGGCGTCCGTCGGACCGGGCAGCCCGTCGACGTTGCCCATCCGCAGGTAGTGGTCAGAGCGGAAGAAGGCGTCGAACCCGAGGTCTTCGGTGGCCTTGGCGACCTTCAGAAGGGTGTCGTAGGAAGCCCCCTGCTGGGGCTCGGTGAAGATGCGTAGATCCATACCTCCATCCTGCACGGTGGTCGGCGAAACAATCGCCGGTGCCTACCGGCCCATCGGGTGGGCTCGTTTTGGCATATGTGGGGTGTGTAGTCGGTCCGGCATGCCGAGTGGGTGGAGCGAGGCTGCCTGACCGGCGGGGTGAGCGGGCGACTGGGCTTGCGGTGAAGAACGAGAACCCG is a genomic window containing:
- a CDS encoding polynucleotide kinase-phosphatase; the protein is MSRVLAVPDLSLVVLIGATGSGKSTFAARHFKSTEVISSDFCRGLVSDDENDQSASDDAFELLHFIVGKRLAAGRLTVVDATNVQTESRARLVRLAREHDVLPVAIVLEVPEHVCAERNAARADRAGLPRRVIQRHQRELRRSLGKLEREGFRRVHVLRGERETEAAEIVRERRFNDLRHLTGPFDIVGDIHGCRSELETLLGRLGYELARDGQGRAVDAMHPEGRTAVFVGDLVDRGPDSPGVLRLVTGMVASGHALCVSGNHENKLGRYLNGRAVQHTHGLAETIEQLEKEDETFRAGAAEFIRGLVSHYVLDGGGLVVCHAGLPEKYHGRTSGRVRSFALYGDTTGETDEFGLPVRYPWAEEYRGRAAVVYGHTPTPRAGWVNNTICLDTGCVFGGKLTALRWPERELVDVPAERVWYEPAKPLATEAPGGADGRPLDLGDVAGRRVVETRHMGRLAVREENAAAALEVMSRFAIDPRLLPYLPPTMAPCATAKPSEEADARGEGFLEHPREAFAEYRAAGVREVVCEEKHMGSRAVVLVCRDETVARERFGGSAAGVSGALYTRTGRPFFDDRETTERILRRVRDCVERAGLWSELDTEWLLMYAELMPWSLKATGLLRTQYAAVGAASRAVFPGALGALEAAADRGVEVAALLDRQRGRAADAAAFTDAYRRYCWRVGESAPPPVAAVPGDRPGSGAVAEDGAESRIGASQGRGEGVDQPGRPVGALVEPVEPVEPVELAGRAGQARQAGLAGIRLAPFQILAVEGRSLAGLPHTEQLALIDRLIAADQALPWREDATGANATGADATGADAAEECATVADPTVMDPTVGNASAGSAADRIRLLAPTRRLVVDTEDEASVAAGVEWWLDLTAEGGEGMVVKPVRALVRQADGRLVQPGIKCRGREYLRIIYGPEYTRPENLRRLRVRHLGHKRSLALREYALGLEALDRLADGEPLWRVHEAVFAVLALESEPVDPRL
- a CDS encoding 3' terminal RNA ribose 2'-O-methyltransferase Hen1, encoding MFLTITTTGTTDRPATDLGFLLHKHPDRAQQFSTAHGTAHVLYPEADAERCTAALLLEVDPVALVRRGQGKGRGGAPDAALGRYVNDRPYAASSLLAVALRSVFASAMKGQCVARPELVGRPIPLRIEVPVLPARGGAALVERLFRPLGWSVLAEPLPLDERFPEWGDSRYVRLVLEGACELAVALRHLYVLLPVLDDAKHYWVAPDEVDKLLRAGEGWLEHHPEQRLIVGRYLARRRSLTREAMARLELERLAEADDAAVEEIDNAVDEEVDTEEKPVPLAARRREAVLGVLRSTGAARVLDLGCGQGQLIGALLKEGQFTEIVGMDVSMRALQEARRRLRLDRMPERQSRRVWLVQGSLAYTDSRLKGFDAAVLSEVVEHVDPERLPALEYAVFGVASPRTVVVTTPNVEYNVRWESLPAGRVRHADHRFEWTRDEFRRWAGEVAARHGYAVTFGPVGPEDPEVGPPTQLACFVREGGEEGGKGGEGTNGSNGVGVGVGGSGGWGWGEGVGGVADGMADGGHNGDIRDGRGIEVGGGDSGPGDSVSSASSASSASAVSAVSAVSAVSSGSGKEVAA
- a CDS encoding LLM class F420-dependent oxidoreductase, producing MDLRIFTEPQQGASYDTLLKVAKATEDLGFDAFFRSDHYLRMGNVDGLPGPTDAWITLAGLARETKRIRLGTLMTAGTFRLPGVLAIQVAQVDQMSGGRVELGLGAGWFEEEHKAYGIPFPKEKFARLEEQLAIVTGLWATEVGKEFSYDGTHYQLEKSPALPKPAQGKVPVLIGGHGATRTPRLAARYADEFNMPFASLEDSERQFGRVRSAAEAAGRRGEDLVYSNALVACVGKNDAEVARRAAAIGREVDELKANGLAGSPAEVVDKLGRYSAIGASRAYLQILDLDDLDHLELISAQVQSQLS